From a region of the Verrucomicrobiia bacterium genome:
- a CDS encoding KamA family radical SAM protein codes for MHTESSLGTTDEPGSCPPRQQALKEFKSAGRGFWANVSESDWNDWHWQLKHRISTPEQLSRLMPTLTPEELAGAQLANHKLALAITPYFFNLIDPADENCPIRRQMIPRVEETHTAPWEMTDPCGEDAHSPVPGLVHRYPDRVLFLVTDRCAAYCRYCTRSRLVSNATGYDFHPEFDKQIAYIRSHPEVRDVLLSGGDPLLFSDEKLEHLLAQLRAIPHVEFIRIGTRIPIFLPQRITPELCARLKKYHPLFISIHSNHPRELTTEVRDALGRLADAGIPLGNQSVLLRHVNDDPVTAKAHVQKLLMCRVRPYYLYQCDLIAGSAHLRASVRRGLEIMEQLRGHTTGYAVPQYVIDAPGGGGKVPVAPEYVLSRNNDRVVIRNYEGKIFEYPEAHDGTPLFKAPRSVEEPELA; via the coding sequence ATGCACACTGAATCTTCATTGGGGACCACCGACGAGCCTGGCTCGTGTCCGCCGCGCCAGCAGGCGCTGAAGGAATTCAAGTCCGCGGGACGCGGGTTCTGGGCCAATGTTTCCGAGTCCGACTGGAACGACTGGCACTGGCAGCTCAAGCATCGCATTTCGACGCCGGAGCAGTTGAGCCGGCTGATGCCCACGCTGACGCCGGAGGAACTGGCCGGCGCCCAGCTGGCGAATCACAAGCTCGCCCTGGCCATCACGCCCTATTTCTTCAACCTGATCGATCCCGCGGACGAAAATTGTCCCATCCGGCGCCAGATGATTCCGCGCGTTGAGGAAACCCACACCGCGCCGTGGGAAATGACGGACCCCTGCGGCGAGGATGCGCACTCGCCGGTGCCCGGGCTTGTGCATCGTTATCCGGACCGCGTGTTGTTTCTGGTGACGGACCGGTGCGCGGCATATTGCCGTTACTGCACGCGCTCGCGCCTGGTCAGCAACGCCACCGGCTATGATTTCCATCCCGAGTTCGACAAGCAGATTGCCTACATCCGGTCGCACCCCGAAGTGCGCGACGTGCTGCTGAGTGGCGGCGATCCGCTGCTGTTCAGTGACGAGAAGCTGGAGCACCTGCTGGCGCAGTTGCGGGCCATCCCGCATGTGGAATTTATCCGCATTGGCACCCGCATTCCCATCTTTCTACCCCAGCGCATCACGCCGGAACTGTGCGCGCGGCTGAAGAAGTATCATCCGCTGTTCATCAGCATTCATTCAAACCATCCGCGCGAATTGACGACGGAAGTGCGCGACGCGCTGGGCCGGCTGGCCGATGCCGGCATTCCGCTCGGGAACCAGTCCGTGCTGCTGCGCCACGTGAACGACGACCCGGTCACCGCCAAGGCGCACGTGCAAAAGCTGCTCATGTGTCGCGTGCGGCCGTATTACCTCTACCAGTGCGACCTCATCGCGGGCTCGGCGCATCTGCGGGCGAGCGTGCGGCGCGGGCTGGAGATCATGGAGCAGTTGCGCGGGCACACGACCGGTTATGCGGTGCCGCAATACGTGATCGATGCACCGGGTGGCGGCGGCAAGGTGCCGGTGGCGCCGGAATACGTGCTGAGCCGCAACAACGACCGCGTGGTGATCCGCAATTACGAGGGCAAAATCTTCGAATACCCCGAGGCGCACGACGGCACGCCGCTGTTCAAGGCGCCGCGCAGTGTCGAAGAGCCGGAGCTGGCCTGA
- the tgt gene encoding tRNA guanosine(34) transglycosylase Tgt produces the protein MFELLKTDSTSKARLGRLTTAHGVIETPVFMPVGTQASVKAIDPRELDEMGTQIILGNTYHLNIRPGMEIIRAAGGLHRFMNWPKPILTDSGGFQVFSLGSIRKVKAHGVEFRSHLDGSLLFLGPKESMEIQRILGSDIAMVFDECPPHDAPAKEMKAAVERTLRWARECREQPRAEGQHVFGIVQGGSDAHLREHCAKEITKLGFDGYAIGGVSVGEPEPEMMKAIELAEPFLPAEKARYAMGLGTPAQLVEIVARGVDMFDCVLPTRVARNGTVFTYKGAYVLKGGQYKADFRPIEEGCDCFACQRFTRAYLRHLFNVGEILGARMLSVHNSHMFLRVMRDIRAHLAAGTFSEFRREFIANYVPSRRVLAARLTER, from the coding sequence GTGTTCGAACTGCTGAAAACCGATTCCACCTCGAAGGCGCGCCTCGGCCGGCTCACCACCGCGCATGGCGTCATCGAGACGCCCGTGTTCATGCCCGTCGGCACGCAGGCCAGCGTGAAGGCGATTGACCCGCGCGAGCTCGACGAGATGGGCACGCAGATCATCCTCGGCAACACCTACCATCTCAACATCCGCCCCGGCATGGAGATCATCCGCGCCGCCGGCGGCCTGCACCGGTTCATGAACTGGCCCAAGCCGATCCTGACCGACAGCGGCGGCTTCCAGGTCTTCAGCCTCGGTTCCATCCGCAAGGTGAAGGCGCACGGCGTGGAATTCCGCTCGCACCTCGACGGCTCGCTGTTGTTCCTCGGGCCGAAGGAATCCATGGAGATTCAACGCATCCTCGGTTCGGACATCGCGATGGTGTTTGACGAATGTCCGCCGCACGACGCGCCGGCGAAGGAGATGAAGGCCGCCGTCGAGCGGACCCTCCGCTGGGCCCGGGAATGTCGCGAGCAACCGCGCGCGGAAGGGCAGCACGTGTTCGGCATCGTGCAAGGCGGCAGCGACGCGCACCTCCGCGAACATTGCGCGAAGGAAATCACGAAGCTTGGCTTCGATGGTTACGCCATCGGCGGCGTGAGCGTGGGCGAGCCCGAGCCCGAAATGATGAAGGCCATTGAACTCGCCGAGCCGTTTCTGCCGGCTGAAAAGGCGCGTTATGCGATGGGCCTCGGCACCCCGGCGCAGTTGGTCGAGATTGTGGCGCGCGGCGTGGACATGTTCGACTGCGTGCTGCCGACCCGCGTGGCGCGCAACGGCACGGTGTTCACCTACAAGGGCGCCTACGTGCTCAAGGGCGGGCAATACAAGGCCGACTTCCGGCCCATCGAGGAAGGCTGCGACTGTTTCGCGTGCCAGCGCTTCACCCGCGCCTACCTGCGGCATTTGTTCAACGTGGGCGAAATTCTTGGCGCGCGCATGTTGAGCGTCCACAACTCGCACATGTTTCTCCGCGTGATGCGCGACATCCGTGCGCATCTGGCGGCGGGCACATTCAGTGAATTCCGCCGCGAGTTCATCGCGAACTACGTGCCCTCACGACGCGTGCTCGCGGCGCGCCTTACGGAGCGTTGA
- a CDS encoding sigma factor: protein MHDDAELVQRIRDGATDEFAELVRRHQSQVRRIVGRDELDVHLCDDLVQDTFLKAWRALASFDARAPFAHWLSRIAVRHLIQQAVTNPDRVRDVIEHRLVRQLDLSAAQRGQVHAILVDTQKDLHALRGEFRPQFVAIMSNAEQRAGAVLTDEQRARFAEFQAENRRFWEPGARP, encoded by the coding sequence GTGCATGACGATGCCGAATTGGTTCAGCGCATCCGCGATGGCGCGACCGACGAGTTCGCCGAACTGGTCCGCCGCCATCAGTCGCAGGTGCGGCGCATCGTCGGTCGCGACGAACTTGACGTTCACCTTTGCGACGACCTCGTGCAGGACACGTTTCTCAAGGCGTGGCGGGCGTTGGCCAGCTTTGATGCGCGGGCGCCCTTCGCGCACTGGTTGTCGCGCATCGCGGTGCGCCATCTGATCCAGCAGGCCGTGACGAATCCCGACCGTGTGCGCGACGTCATAGAACACCGGCTGGTCCGGCAGTTGGACCTGAGTGCGGCCCAGCGCGGGCAGGTGCATGCGATTCTGGTCGACACGCAAAAGGATCTGCATGCCCTGCGCGGCGAATTCCGGCCGCAGTTTGTCGCCATCATGAGCAACGCCGAACAGCGGGCGGGGGCGGTGCTGACCGATGAGCAGCGCGCGCGGTTTGCCGAGTTCCAGGCGGAGAACCGCCGGTTCTGGGAGCCGGGCGCCCGGCCCTGA
- a CDS encoding periplasmic heavy metal sensor, with amino-acid sequence MKPKILILTLAAVLGVGGWFVVHAEVPAPGARRAPGALLQCAKERLGITDVQAARIRAVLKEERETLGQLAHALHDGHVKLSAAIQKDNATDADIRAAAADLTRVEADMAVERHRLFGKSNPS; translated from the coding sequence ATGAAACCTAAAATCCTGATTCTCACGTTGGCCGCCGTTCTCGGGGTGGGCGGCTGGTTCGTCGTCCATGCCGAGGTTCCGGCGCCAGGCGCGCGCCGCGCCCCGGGCGCGCTCCTGCAATGCGCCAAGGAACGCCTTGGCATTACCGACGTTCAGGCGGCGCGGATTCGTGCGGTGCTGAAGGAGGAGCGCGAAACGCTCGGACAACTTGCACACGCCTTGCACGATGGCCACGTCAAACTGAGCGCCGCTATTCAGAAGGACAACGCGACCGACGCTGACATCCGGGCCGCCGCCGCGGATCTGACCAGGGTCGAGGCGGACATGGCGGTTGAACGCCACCGGCTCTTTGGCAAATCAAACCCATCCTGA
- a CDS encoding MFS transporter translates to MSEKKQGMFVGENGKSLLFTFLLVSSLFFLWGVCNGMIDVMDKHFQTELGLSKSQSAWVQFAHYLGYFLMAMPAGMLASRLGYKGGIIAGLLLVAVGGFWFLPATHINALAQAGSVSPKTAFVGYLAGVCAIAAGLTFLETVANPYTTVLGPTRYAATRINLAQSCNGVGWIFGPIIGGMFFYSKDAVTGRSTGSETLYIPYVIVAVVVLVLAVVFYFAYIPDIKTEDDYHLDDTTPNVSHSIWKHPHFVAAVVAQFLYVAAQAGIFSFFINYMTAETPAIPESITANLLKSWFETNANGVVILSDKGAANLASVGFFCFLVGRFSGAAILKKFSAHKVLGIYGIMNVLMCLLVFLKLGWLSVTCVFLSYFFMSIMFPTIFALGIFGLGVRAKKASAYIVMAIMGGAVLPKLMGYVADQYDMSRGFIVPLFCFAFVALYGWMWPKFSGAESLHGVKTAGGH, encoded by the coding sequence ATGAGTGAAAAAAAACAAGGCATGTTCGTTGGTGAGAACGGGAAAAGCCTGCTGTTCACGTTTTTGCTGGTCAGCTCGCTGTTCTTCCTGTGGGGCGTTTGCAACGGGATGATTGACGTGATGGACAAACACTTTCAAACCGAGCTCGGCCTGAGCAAATCCCAATCCGCCTGGGTGCAGTTCGCGCACTACCTCGGGTATTTCCTGATGGCCATGCCGGCCGGCATGCTGGCCAGCCGGCTCGGCTACAAGGGCGGCATCATCGCGGGCCTGCTGCTCGTCGCGGTGGGCGGCTTCTGGTTTCTGCCCGCCACACACATCAACGCGCTGGCCCAGGCCGGGAGCGTGTCCCCCAAGACCGCCTTCGTCGGTTACCTGGCCGGCGTATGTGCCATCGCCGCCGGGTTGACCTTTCTGGAAACCGTGGCGAATCCCTACACCACGGTGCTGGGGCCGACGCGCTACGCCGCCACGCGCATCAATCTCGCGCAGTCCTGCAACGGCGTGGGCTGGATCTTCGGCCCCATCATTGGCGGCATGTTCTTTTACTCCAAGGACGCCGTGACGGGCCGCAGCACCGGCAGTGAAACGCTTTACATTCCTTACGTCATCGTGGCCGTGGTGGTGCTCGTGCTCGCCGTGGTGTTTTATTTCGCCTACATCCCCGACATCAAAACGGAGGACGATTATCACCTCGATGACACCACACCCAATGTGTCGCATTCGATTTGGAAACATCCCCACTTCGTGGCGGCCGTGGTGGCGCAATTCCTTTACGTCGCGGCGCAGGCGGGCATTTTCAGTTTCTTCATCAACTACATGACGGCGGAGACGCCGGCGATTCCGGAATCCATCACGGCCAACCTGCTGAAGAGCTGGTTTGAAACAAATGCCAACGGCGTCGTCATCCTCAGCGACAAAGGCGCCGCCAACCTCGCCTCGGTGGGCTTCTTCTGCTTCCTCGTCGGCCGCTTCAGTGGGGCCGCCATCTTGAAGAAATTCTCCGCCCACAAGGTGCTCGGCATTTACGGCATCATGAACGTGCTGATGTGCCTGCTGGTCTTCCTCAAACTGGGCTGGCTCTCGGTCACCTGCGTGTTCCTGAGCTATTTCTTCATGAGCATCATGTTTCCGACGATTTTCGCGCTCGGCATTTTTGGTCTGGGCGTCCGGGCAAAAAAGGCGTCCGCCTACATTGTCATGGCCATCATGGGCGGTGCGGTGCTGCCCAAGCTGATGGGCTACGTGGCCGATCAATACGACATGTCGCGCGGCTTCATCGTGCCGCTGTTCTGCTTCGCATTCGTGGCCTTATACGGCTGGATGTGGCCGAAGTTCAGCGGCGCGGAATCGCTGCACGGCGTGAAAACCGCCGGCGGCCACTGA